One genomic segment of Desulfurispora thermophila DSM 16022 includes these proteins:
- a CDS encoding FAD-dependent oxidoreductase has protein sequence MQYKYLFRPIKIGRMELKNRIVMPAIHHAYTPDGFVNQRLVRYYATRAAGGVGLIIVGGCAIDRLGPGPMMISLQDDKFIPGLSELTAAVHAAGAKIAAQLYQSGRYAHSMVIGQQPAAPSPVASRFTGETPREMTKEDIANVIESYAAAADRAKRAGFDAVEVIASAGYLICQFLSPLTNLRTDEYGGSWENRCRFGIEVVRAIKERVGADYPILVRISGNDFMPGSNTNKEAAAFARELEKAGVDCINVTGGWHETRVPQVTGELPPGGFSYLAAGVKRAVSIPVIASNRINDPRLAEQLLCMGVADLVNMGRPLIADPDLPRKVQEGREREVRKCIACNQGCMDRVFSMQDVRCAVNGLAGREHEMEVKPAQESKSVLVIGGGPAGMEVAALAAERGHRVVLWEKSHRLGGQVHYAAKPPGKADFLSLVDYQSHRLQKAGVTVVLNKAATVEEVLAIAPDVVVVATGAKPIAAPFPVDEGVCVLQANDVLDGAACAGRRVVVVGGGAVGCETAIFLAEQGTISAETLKFLVVHQAEEPAVLQQLLNQSVREVTIVEMLKGIGRDIGISTRWGVMKQIKRLGIKVLDQSKVVGVSVAGVQIETAEQLITLPADTVVLALGARAEDSLYESLQGKVKELYLIGDAVKPRKITEAIAEACELGIKL, from the coding sequence GTGCAGTATAAATACCTTTTTCGGCCCATTAAAATAGGCCGCATGGAGCTGAAAAACCGCATTGTCATGCCGGCTATTCACCACGCTTACACGCCGGACGGGTTTGTCAACCAGCGTTTGGTGCGCTATTATGCCACCCGGGCGGCCGGGGGGGTGGGCCTGATCATTGTGGGCGGCTGCGCTATCGACCGGCTGGGACCGGGGCCCATGATGATCAGCCTGCAGGATGACAAATTCATCCCTGGTTTGAGCGAGCTCACGGCGGCTGTACATGCGGCCGGAGCCAAAATTGCGGCCCAGCTCTACCAGTCGGGGAGATATGCCCACTCCATGGTCATCGGTCAACAACCGGCGGCGCCTTCTCCCGTGGCCTCGCGTTTTACCGGGGAAACACCGCGGGAAATGACCAAAGAAGATATTGCCAATGTGATTGAAAGCTATGCCGCCGCGGCCGACCGGGCCAAACGGGCCGGTTTTGACGCGGTGGAGGTGATCGCCAGCGCCGGCTATTTGATTTGCCAGTTTTTATCCCCCCTGACCAACCTGCGCACCGACGAGTACGGCGGCTCCTGGGAAAACCGCTGCCGCTTCGGCATTGAGGTGGTGCGAGCGATTAAAGAGCGGGTGGGGGCCGATTACCCGATTTTGGTGCGCATCAGTGGCAACGATTTCATGCCAGGCAGCAACACCAACAAAGAGGCGGCGGCCTTTGCCCGGGAGCTGGAAAAAGCGGGGGTGGACTGCATCAACGTTACGGGCGGCTGGCATGAAACCAGGGTGCCGCAGGTTACCGGCGAACTGCCTCCGGGCGGCTTTTCCTACCTGGCGGCGGGTGTGAAACGGGCGGTTTCCATTCCGGTGATTGCCAGCAACCGCATTAATGACCCGCGTCTGGCCGAGCAGCTTTTGTGCATGGGAGTGGCCGATCTGGTGAATATGGGCCGGCCGCTGATCGCCGACCCCGATTTGCCCAGGAAAGTGCAGGAGGGGCGCGAGCGGGAAGTGCGCAAGTGCATTGCCTGCAACCAGGGCTGCATGGACCGCGTTTTCAGCATGCAGGATGTGCGCTGTGCCGTCAACGGCCTGGCCGGGCGGGAGCATGAAATGGAAGTAAAGCCGGCGCAGGAGAGCAAGAGTGTGCTGGTCATTGGCGGCGGCCCGGCCGGCATGGAGGTGGCGGCGCTGGCGGCCGAGCGGGGGCACCGCGTGGTGCTGTGGGAAAAAAGCCACCGCCTGGGCGGGCAGGTGCACTATGCCGCCAAGCCGCCGGGCAAAGCCGATTTCCTCAGCCTGGTCGATTACCAGTCCCACCGTTTGCAAAAGGCGGGTGTGACCGTGGTGTTGAACAAAGCAGCCACGGTGGAGGAAGTGCTGGCCATCGCTCCCGATGTGGTGGTGGTGGCAACCGGTGCCAAACCCATAGCGGCACCTTTCCCGGTGGATGAAGGGGTTTGTGTACTGCAGGCCAACGACGTGCTGGACGGGGCAGCCTGCGCCGGACGGCGGGTGGTTGTTGTGGGCGGCGGGGCCGTGGGCTGTGAAACGGCCATTTTCCTGGCCGAGCAGGGTACCATCAGCGCCGAGACCCTGAAATTTTTGGTGGTGCACCAGGCCGAGGAGCCGGCCGTCCTGCAGCAACTGCTCAACCAGAGCGTGCGGGAAGTGACCATAGTGGAAATGCTCAAAGGGATTGGCCGCGATATAGGGATCAGTACGCGCTGGGGCGTGATGAAGCAAATCAAGCGCCTGGGCATCAAAGTGCTGGATCAGAGCAAGGTGGTGGGTGTGTCGGTGGCAGGTGTGCAAATTGAAACGGCCGAACAGCTAATCACCCTGCCGGCTGATACCGTGGTTTTAGCCCTGGGGGCGCGGGCGGAAGACAGCCTTTACGAAAGTTTGCAGGGCAAGGTGAAAGAGCTTTACCTGATTGGGGATGCCGTCAAGCCGCGCAAAATAACCGAGGCCATCGCGGAAGCCTGCGAATTGGGGATAAAGTTATAG
- a CDS encoding anti-sigma factor family protein has protein sequence MQCHDFKRMIQDQLSGTLSASREKDFQQHLQTCASCAREWHSWHRAEILLRQGVKEIMAEIPVPEELSRKVLTACREQPAGRSRGKWTGEYMRWLGSIVAASLLLTLALGWWCDWLKKDLIASPRLAASLLSVQADDKKQKVSSVPEEKPSLAEEKLAGRQIQSMTAAENMTPAQAGRENGTTGRQALSVSAANTGQNNSVASVTAQGLPVESQTEGRPADLPGNRVVAKQSETLVVQGISVAQRGAMARPVQSLMATPDIGTAGKQPAAPVEEPAMPDQKLPAPTRVEIINGAIFKEYLVHGRQVVWGKQAVSSAAHQPLALRQREQLTMDKAQWWQYNQYQGLLWELGSDYSVLNWQQGEFVYSLEGPFITDCPGELLELFLRQQ, from the coding sequence ATGCAATGTCATGACTTCAAGCGGATGATCCAGGACCAGCTTTCGGGTACATTAAGTGCATCCCGGGAAAAGGATTTTCAGCAGCATCTGCAAACCTGTGCCAGTTGCGCCCGGGAGTGGCACAGCTGGCATAGGGCCGAGATATTGCTCAGGCAAGGGGTTAAAGAAATCATGGCGGAGATTCCCGTGCCGGAAGAGCTATCCCGCAAAGTGCTGACCGCTTGCCGGGAACAGCCTGCCGGGCGGAGCCGTGGTAAATGGACGGGTGAGTACATGCGCTGGCTGGGCTCTATTGTTGCTGCATCCCTATTGCTTACTCTGGCCCTGGGCTGGTGGTGCGACTGGCTGAAAAAAGACTTGATTGCCAGTCCCCGGCTGGCGGCCAGTCTGTTATCGGTTCAGGCTGATGACAAGAAGCAAAAAGTTTCGTCAGTGCCTGAAGAAAAGCCCAGTCTGGCAGAAGAGAAACTGGCCGGGCGGCAGATCCAGAGCATGACGGCGGCAGAAAATATGACGCCTGCACAGGCCGGGAGGGAGAATGGTACCACTGGCAGGCAGGCCTTATCTGTATCAGCTGCCAATACCGGTCAAAATAATTCCGTTGCCAGTGTAACGGCCCAGGGTCTGCCAGTAGAGAGCCAGACGGAAGGAAGGCCGGCTGATCTACCGGGTAACCGGGTTGTGGCCAAGCAGAGCGAAACGCTGGTGGTACAGGGGATATCTGTTGCCCAACGCGGTGCAATGGCACGCCCGGTGCAATCATTGATGGCAACGCCGGATATTGGTACAGCAGGTAAACAGCCTGCCGCTCCAGTGGAGGAGCCGGCTATGCCGGACCAGAAACTGCCTGCTCCGACCCGGGTGGAGATCATCAACGGGGCAATTTTTAAAGAATATCTGGTGCACGGCCGGCAGGTTGTTTGGGGCAAACAAGCCGTGTCTTCAGCGGCCCACCAGCCGCTGGCCCTGCGCCAGCGGGAGCAACTGACCATGGATAAAGCCCAATGGTGGCAATATAATCAATACCAGGGGCTTTTATGGGAGTTGGGGAGTGATTATTCCGTGTTGAACTGGCAGCAGGGGGAATTTGTTTACAGCCTGGAGGGGCCTTTTATTACCGATTGTCCGGGCGAATTGCTGGAACTTTTTTTACGGCAGCAGTGA
- a CDS encoding RNA polymerase sigma factor, whose protein sequence is MADVAVVEKARAGDEEAFTRLVEDYSASVYRTAYMILRDHGAAEDVVQEAFIICYRKITGFQGKASFATWLYKIVINLCRDKMRKNKREVALLEKVVQNDAWSGDVTDTDLDLKLELKQVINSLKPEYRILLTLYYGLDMSVKRVAEVLNLPEGTVKSRLSAARALVKERLGEMPYAMS, encoded by the coding sequence TTGGCGGATGTTGCCGTGGTGGAAAAGGCCAGGGCGGGAGACGAAGAAGCATTCACCCGGTTGGTTGAAGATTACTCGGCCAGCGTTTACCGCACTGCTTATATGATTTTAAGAGATCACGGTGCAGCGGAAGATGTGGTGCAGGAGGCTTTTATCATTTGTTACAGAAAAATTACCGGTTTTCAGGGCAAGGCTTCTTTTGCCACATGGCTATATAAAATTGTGATCAATCTGTGCCGCGATAAAATGCGAAAAAATAAACGTGAGGTGGCTTTGCTGGAAAAGGTGGTGCAAAATGATGCTTGGTCCGGTGATGTGACCGACACCGACCTGGATCTCAAACTGGAACTCAAACAGGTGATTAACTCCTTAAAGCCCGAGTACAGGATTTTGCTAACGCTTTATTACGGTCTGGACATGAGCGTCAAGCGAGTGGCCGAAGTTTTGAATTTGCCCGAGGGCACGGTCAAATCCAGGTTGAGTGCAGCGCGGGCGCTGGTAAAAGAACGTTTGGGAGAGATGCCCTATGCAATGTCATGA
- a CDS encoding FmdB family zinc ribbon protein — translation MPIFEFKCQTCNHVFEKLMLSSQSDAPQTCPQCQSNQVQKLISAPFIPSAVGKPANDELRCCAGKADAGECTPGSCCGGSKLTH, via the coding sequence ATGCCTATCTTTGAGTTTAAATGCCAAACCTGTAACCATGTTTTTGAAAAGCTAATGCTTAGCAGCCAGTCTGATGCACCGCAAACATGCCCACAATGTCAAAGCAATCAGGTGCAAAAACTGATCTCGGCGCCGTTTATCCCCAGTGCCGTGGGCAAACCGGCCAATGACGAATTGCGCTGCTGTGCCGGTAAAGCAGACGCGGGTGAATGCACTCCGGGTTCTTGCTGCGGTGGCTCGAAACTAACCCACTAA
- a CDS encoding phosphatase PAP2 family protein gives MLLSQFIYHSPFTMLITFMLTSGLIFLLASAGNVTVLNGGLSMRYHYNKVNLPHVNVIGFPQPLKIIFWLLTFMLFNLGLDYLVAWLKQFFPAGWQLTRLIASLEGNLPVLVQSLANPFLTSVLSFFYIFVFPALILGVYLYLMFTKRTGYALLLLCAVGVNYLLAVPFYLLAPVYETWYYNPQVKLLIEQVYPAFNHTYRFFSGLSNNFPSLHTSISTTVTLLAAYTREKRLCALVALVNLVIVFSTVYLGIHWLTDVLAGLLFANICFGLTIRCLRKFNEQL, from the coding sequence ATGCTGCTCAGCCAGTTCATTTACCACTCACCTTTCACCATGCTGATCACCTTTATGCTCACCAGCGGATTAATCTTCCTCCTGGCCAGCGCCGGCAATGTCACCGTATTAAACGGCGGTCTATCTATGCGCTACCATTACAACAAAGTAAACCTGCCCCATGTCAATGTCATTGGTTTTCCTCAACCTTTGAAAATTATTTTCTGGCTGCTGACCTTTATGCTTTTCAACCTGGGGTTAGACTACCTGGTAGCCTGGTTAAAACAGTTTTTTCCGGCCGGCTGGCAACTTACCCGCCTGATTGCCAGCCTGGAAGGCAACCTGCCCGTTCTGGTGCAGAGCCTGGCCAACCCGTTCTTAACCAGTGTGCTCAGCTTTTTTTACATTTTCGTCTTCCCGGCCCTGATACTGGGTGTATACCTTTACCTCATGTTCACTAAACGGACCGGTTACGCCCTGCTCCTGCTCTGCGCCGTAGGGGTAAACTACCTGCTGGCCGTACCTTTTTACCTGCTGGCGCCGGTATATGAAACCTGGTATTACAACCCCCAGGTCAAGCTGCTCATCGAGCAGGTATATCCTGCCTTCAATCACACCTATCGCTTTTTCAGCGGCCTGAGCAACAACTTCCCCAGCCTGCACACCTCCATTTCCACCACGGTCACCCTGCTGGCGGCGTATACCCGGGAAAAACGCCTCTGCGCTCTGGTCGCCCTGGTCAACCTGGTCATAGTATTTTCCACAGTATACCTGGGCATTCACTGGCTAACCGACGTGCTGGCGGGCCTACTTTTCGCAAATATTTGCTTTGGTCTTACCATCAGATGTTTACGAAAATTTAACGAACAGCTATAA
- a CDS encoding LutC/YkgG family protein encodes MQQLYDQFKQAATALSAEVYRTTDLAEAISFCRQITSELNQLAVVGDSGPLTCHIGSSLPGVVMPCGRQEAARATLGIAQYDLAIAETGTLVQDATSLSSRLAATLPPIHLALVPTSGLVPSLTDVFARLAQNPDQMPGFLAFVSGPSRTADIERVLTIGVHGPERLIILFIDRWERG; translated from the coding sequence ATGCAGCAACTCTACGACCAATTCAAGCAGGCCGCCACCGCCCTGTCCGCCGAAGTTTACCGAACCACCGATCTGGCGGAAGCCATCTCATTTTGCCGGCAGATCACCTCTGAATTGAACCAACTGGCTGTAGTGGGCGACTCCGGCCCCCTCACCTGCCACATCGGTTCCAGTTTACCCGGCGTAGTCATGCCCTGCGGGCGGCAGGAGGCGGCCCGGGCCACGCTGGGCATTGCCCAGTACGACCTGGCCATTGCCGAAACCGGCACCCTGGTGCAGGACGCCACGTCCCTCAGCAGCCGGCTGGCCGCCACCCTGCCACCCATCCACCTGGCCCTGGTGCCCACCAGCGGGCTGGTCCCTTCCCTGACCGACGTTTTCGCCCGTCTGGCCCAGAACCCGGACCAAATGCCCGGGTTCCTGGCCTTTGTTTCCGGACCCAGCCGCACCGCCGATATCGAAAGAGTTCTTACCATCGGAGTACACGGGCCGGAACGATTAATCATCTTATTTATTGACCGGTGGGAAAGGGGCTAA
- the ldhH gene encoding L-lactate dehydrogenase (quinone) large subunit LdhH yields the protein MVDYLKKDIATALGNPNLHTALGNFADDYVKSREKAYASRDFQALRQKVKAVKSSAAERMHELAKQFTARVEERGGKVYLARDAQAAVDYIIRLAKEKGVQTVVKSKSMASEEIHLNHHLQAQGIEAFETDLGEWIIQLCKQRPSHMVMPAIHMTRQQVAEVFSRATGQELPPDISRLVKVARENLRQKFLRADMGISGANIAIAETGTLVLLTNEGNARLVTTLPPIHVAVVGLEKLVASLQDALPIIEALPRSATGQQITSYVTMITGPVPAAGLDGTERPKEFHVVLLNNGRTGLRDDPEFKEALQCIRCASCLNVCPVYRLIGGHVFGDVYTGGIGTILTAFLGQNQEKAARLQTLCIQCGRCREFCPGLVDISGLLEKLRQRTQSQNKPGLAQRLVLEKVLGNRQLFHRLLRTAAAAQKPFVQGGMVRHLPLFLAGLTKEKSLPALAGRPLRERTKELARPQGKPRARVAFFAGCLTDFIYPQIGIATSRVLAALQMEMFFPLEQTCCGYPAGEAGFTDTFRRIARQNIAVFQQANADYIITPCPTCAAAWKKLYPQLLAEDADWATKANLLAQRVYDFSTFIMEQGGEALMRGCHPSGQTVTYHDSCHMKRTLGVFAAPRQLLNAAGYQLAEMRFSDVCCGFGGSYSLQYPELSAGMLQKKLQWIGESGAGIVATDCPGCTMQISGGLDRAGLPVKALHTAELLAKAIERS from the coding sequence ATGGTTGATTATCTAAAAAAAGATATTGCCACCGCTCTGGGTAATCCCAATTTGCATACCGCTCTGGGCAATTTTGCCGATGATTATGTCAAGTCACGGGAAAAGGCCTATGCCAGCCGGGACTTCCAGGCCCTGCGCCAAAAAGTAAAGGCTGTCAAGAGCAGCGCGGCAGAAAGAATGCATGAACTGGCCAAACAGTTTACCGCCCGGGTGGAGGAACGGGGCGGCAAAGTATACCTGGCCCGGGACGCCCAGGCCGCTGTAGACTACATCATCCGCCTGGCTAAGGAAAAAGGCGTCCAAACCGTTGTCAAATCCAAGTCCATGGCCTCGGAGGAGATTCATTTAAACCATCACCTGCAGGCCCAGGGCATTGAAGCCTTTGAAACCGACCTGGGTGAGTGGATTATCCAGCTCTGTAAACAGCGTCCATCCCACATGGTCATGCCGGCCATCCACATGACCCGCCAGCAGGTGGCGGAAGTGTTTTCCCGCGCTACCGGACAGGAGCTGCCGCCGGACATATCCCGTCTGGTAAAAGTGGCGCGGGAAAATCTGCGGCAAAAATTTTTGCGCGCCGACATGGGGATCAGCGGCGCCAACATCGCCATTGCCGAAACCGGCACCCTGGTGCTTTTGACCAACGAGGGCAACGCCCGCCTGGTCACCACCCTGCCCCCCATACATGTGGCCGTGGTAGGACTGGAGAAACTGGTAGCCAGCTTGCAGGACGCTCTGCCCATTATCGAGGCCCTGCCCCGCAGTGCCACCGGACAACAAATAACCAGTTATGTAACCATGATTACCGGACCGGTGCCCGCCGCAGGTCTTGATGGGACAGAACGCCCCAAGGAATTCCATGTGGTTCTGCTGAACAACGGGCGCACCGGACTGCGCGACGACCCGGAGTTCAAAGAAGCCCTGCAATGCATTCGCTGCGCCTCCTGCCTCAATGTCTGCCCGGTTTACCGGCTGATTGGCGGGCATGTATTCGGCGATGTTTATACGGGCGGCATCGGCACCATACTGACCGCCTTTCTGGGCCAGAACCAGGAAAAGGCCGCCCGGCTGCAAACACTGTGCATCCAGTGCGGACGCTGCCGGGAGTTCTGCCCGGGTCTGGTGGATATCAGCGGCCTGCTGGAAAAATTGCGCCAGCGCACCCAGAGCCAGAACAAACCCGGCTTAGCCCAGCGTCTGGTTTTGGAAAAAGTGCTGGGCAACAGACAGCTTTTCCACCGCCTTTTGCGCACAGCAGCCGCTGCTCAAAAGCCTTTCGTCCAGGGCGGTATGGTTCGCCACCTGCCCTTATTTCTGGCCGGCCTGACTAAAGAAAAAAGCCTGCCGGCTCTTGCCGGCAGACCGTTGCGCGAACGCACAAAAGAATTGGCCCGGCCGCAAGGCAAACCCAGGGCCCGGGTGGCGTTTTTCGCCGGTTGCCTGACCGACTTTATTTATCCACAAATCGGGATCGCCACCAGCCGCGTGCTGGCCGCGCTACAAATGGAAATGTTTTTTCCCCTGGAACAAACCTGCTGTGGTTATCCGGCCGGCGAGGCTGGCTTCACCGATACATTTCGCCGGATTGCCCGGCAAAACATAGCTGTTTTCCAACAAGCGAATGCGGACTACATTATAACCCCCTGCCCCACCTGTGCCGCGGCCTGGAAAAAGCTCTACCCGCAGTTGCTGGCAGAGGATGCGGACTGGGCGACCAAGGCCAACCTTCTGGCCCAACGCGTTTATGACTTCAGCACTTTTATCATGGAGCAGGGCGGTGAGGCGCTGATGCGTGGATGCCATCCGTCCGGCCAAACCGTCACCTACCACGATTCCTGCCACATGAAACGCACATTGGGAGTATTCGCCGCTCCCCGTCAGTTGCTCAACGCGGCCGGTTATCAATTGGCCGAAATGCGCTTCTCAGATGTCTGCTGCGGCTTTGGCGGCTCTTACTCCCTGCAGTACCCCGAACTGTCGGCGGGCATGCTGCAAAAGAAACTGCAGTGGATTGGCGAGTCGGGCGCCGGCATTGTAGCCACCGATTGCCCGGGCTGTACCATGCAAATCAGCGGCGGCCTGGACCGCGCCGGTCTGCCGGTAAAAGCCCTGCATACCGCCGAACTGCTGGCCAAAGCCATTGAACGCAGCTAG
- a CDS encoding acyl-CoA dehydrogenase family protein — protein MALDLYSGDYLIFRQAFRKFIQSEILPYYDEWEKQGRVPRRVWRKAGEQGFLCPWLEEEYGGSGADFAYSVIIAQELARAGTHVMFPLHSDIVVPYIYSYGTPEQKRRWLPGCASGEIIAAVAMTEPDAGSDLAAIKTTAVRQGDDYIINGSKTFISGGENCDLVIVACKTNAQAVTAHAGISLLVVESGTPGFSRGRRLEKMGLKSQDTTELYFDDCRVPVSNLLGQENKGFVYLMEKLQQERLVAAVGAQALAEKILDQVLDYSKTRRAFGQPIGRLQHNSFKLAEMATEVELGRVFVERLVEEHMAGQRIVKRVSMAKYWVAEMLNRVAYQALQLYGGYGYIEEYPICRDYRDARIQTIYAGTSEIMKLIIARELGL, from the coding sequence ACCTGATTTTTCGCCAGGCTTTTCGCAAATTTATTCAGAGCGAGATACTACCTTACTATGATGAATGGGAAAAGCAGGGGCGGGTGCCCCGCCGGGTGTGGCGTAAAGCGGGTGAACAGGGTTTTTTGTGTCCCTGGTTGGAGGAAGAATACGGGGGCAGCGGGGCCGACTTCGCCTATTCTGTGATTATCGCCCAGGAACTGGCCCGGGCGGGCACGCACGTGATGTTCCCCCTGCATAGCGATATTGTGGTGCCCTATATTTATTCCTACGGCACGCCGGAGCAGAAGCGCCGCTGGCTGCCCGGTTGTGCCAGCGGGGAAATAATTGCCGCCGTGGCCATGACCGAGCCCGACGCCGGCTCCGATCTGGCGGCCATCAAAACCACTGCTGTCCGGCAGGGTGACGATTACATTATCAATGGCAGCAAGACATTTATATCGGGGGGCGAAAACTGTGACCTGGTGATTGTGGCCTGCAAGACCAACGCGCAGGCAGTGACCGCCCATGCCGGAATCAGCCTGCTGGTGGTGGAAAGCGGCACACCCGGGTTTAGCCGGGGGCGGCGGCTGGAGAAAATGGGGTTGAAAAGCCAGGACACCACCGAGCTTTATTTTGACGATTGCCGGGTGCCGGTGAGCAATTTACTGGGGCAGGAAAACAAAGGTTTTGTTTATCTGATGGAAAAACTGCAACAGGAGCGGTTGGTGGCCGCTGTGGGCGCCCAGGCCCTGGCGGAGAAAATCCTGGACCAGGTCCTGGATTACAGCAAGACCAGGCGGGCCTTCGGGCAACCCATCGGACGGTTGCAGCACAACAGCTTCAAGCTGGCGGAAATGGCCACCGAGGTGGAACTGGGGCGCGTTTTTGTGGAACGGCTGGTGGAAGAGCACATGGCCGGCCAGCGCATCGTGAAGCGGGTTTCCATGGCCAAGTACTGGGTGGCCGAAATGCTCAACCGGGTGGCGTACCAGGCGCTGCAGCTGTACGGTGGTTACGGGTATATAGAAGAGTACCCCATCTGCCGCGATTACCGGGATGCGCGCATCCAGACCATTTATGCGGGCACCAGCGAGATCATGAAGCTGATCATTGCCCGGGAACTGGGGTTGTAG